The proteins below come from a single Zea mays cultivar B73 chromosome 8, Zm-B73-REFERENCE-NAM-5.0, whole genome shotgun sequence genomic window:
- the LOC100381862 gene encoding Beta-glucosidase 4-like encodes MGSTGREPEVTRANFPDGFVFGVATSAYQIEGARREGGKGDNIWDVFTDDKERVLDRSNAEIAVDHYHRYKEDIELMASLGFSAYRFSISWARIFPDGLGEKVNEQGVAFYNDLINFMISKGIEPYATLYHWDLPNNLQKTLGGWISDKIVEYFALYAEACFANFGDRVKRWITINEPLQTAINGYGIGIFAPGGCQGETARCYLAAHHQILAHAAAVDVYRRKFKAAQSGEVGLVVDCEWAEPFSEKLEDQIAAQRRIDFQLGWYLDPIYFGDYPESMRQRLGSDLPTFSEKDKKFIKNKIDFIGLNHYTSRLIAHHQNPDDVYFYKVQQMERVEKWSSGESIGERAASEWLVIVPWGLHKLLNYIVKKYNNPVIYVTENGMDDEDDQSATIDQVLNDTKRVGYFKGYLNSVAQAIKDGADVRGYFAWSFLDNFEWAMGYTKRFGIVYVDYKDGLSRHPKASALWFSRLLKGEAAENSYS; translated from the exons ATGGGGAGCACGGGGCGCGAGCCGGAGGTGACCCGCGCCAACTTCCCCGACGGCTTCGTCTTCGGCGTCGCCACCTCCGCGTACCAG ATCGAGGGAGCGAGAAGAGAGGGAGGCAAAGGAGACAACATATGGGATGTATTTACAGATGACAAAG AACGTGTCTTAGACAGAAGCAATGCAGAAATTGCAGTTGACCACTACCATCGATACAAG GAAGACATTGAGCTCATGGCAAGTCTAGGTTTTAGCGCATACAGATTTTCTATATCTTGGGCACGTATATTTCCTG ATGGCTTGGGGGAAAAGGTCAATGAGCAAGGAGTCGCCTTCTATAATGACCTCATCAACTTTATGATTTCGAAAG GTATTGAGCCTTACGCAACACTGTATCATTGGGATCTTCCAAACAATCTTCAAAAAACTCTGGGGGGCTGGATTTCTGACAAGATTGT GGAGTACTTTGCATTGTATGCAGAAGCTTGCTTTGCAAATTTCGGAGATAGAGTAAAGCGTTGGATAACAATCAATGAACCTCTCCAAACCGCAATCAACGGTTATGGGATTGGAATTTTTGCGCCTGGAGGATGCCAAGGTGAAACTGCAAGATGTTACTTGGCCGCCCATCACCAAATCTTGGCtcatgctgctgctgttgatgttTATAGAAGAAAATTCAAG GCTGCACAAAGTGGTGAAGTAGGCTTGGTTGTTGACTGTGAATGGGCAGAGCCATTTTCTGAAAAACTCGAAGACCAAATTGCTGCGCAACGGAGGATTGACTTTCAACTTGGATG GTACCTAGATCcaatatattttggtgattacccAGAAAGCATGCGTCAGCGACTGGGCAGTGATCTTCCAACCTTCTCAGAGAAAGATAAAAAATTCATCAAGAACAAAATTGATTTTATTGGACTAAATCATTATACTTCGAGGCTCATTGCTCATCACCAAAATCCTGATGATGTTTATTTCTACAAAGTGCAACAAATGGAGAGAGTAG AAAAATGGAGTAGTGGTGAAAGCATTGGTGAAAGG GCTGCATCTGAATGGCTTGTCATAGTTCCTTGGGGCCTTCACAAATTGCTTAACTATATAGTGAAGAAATACAACAACCCAGTAATTTATGTTACTGAGAATG GCATGGATGATGAAGACGATCAGTCCGCGACGATTGACCAGGTCCTAAACGACACGAAGAGAGTCGGCTACTTCAAAGGATACCTCAATTCGGTTGCACAGGCGATCAA GGACGGGGCTGATGTCCGTGGGTACTTCGCGTGGTCATTCCTGGACAACTTCGAGTGGGCTATGGGCTACACCAAGAGGTTCGGCATAGTCTACGTCGATTACAAGGACGGGCTCTCCAGGCACCCCAAGGCATCGGCCCTCTGGTTCTCGCGCCTCCTCAAGGGCGAGGCTGCCGAAAACAGCTATAGCTAG
- the LOC100273323 gene encoding uncharacterized protein LOC100273323 isoform 2 (isoform 2 is encoded by transcript variant 2): protein MCSFEAARQPHPHAVACGAWAKALAGLRRINLDGLRWRVFDAKGQVLGRLASQIAVVLQGKDKPTYAPHVENGDMCIVLNAQDISVTGRKMTDKIYYWHTGYVGHLKERRLKDQMEKDPTEVIRKAVLRMLPRNKLRDDRDRKLRIFSGIEHPFHDRPLEAFVMPPRQVREMRPRARRAMLRAQKKEHSNRAKEEEDAKNATAEVTA from the exons ATGTGCTCCTTTGAGGCGGCGAGGCAGCCACACCCACACGCAGTGGCCTGTGGCGCCTGGGCG AAAGCACTTGCAGGTCTGAGAAGAATCAATTTAGATGGGCTTCGATGGCGCGTATTTGATGCTAAGGGTCAG GTGCTGGGACGATTGGCTTCCCAAATAGCCGTTGTGCTTCAAGGCAAGGATAAACCGACCTATGCGCCACATGTGGAAAATGGAGACATGTGCATTGTACTTAATGCACAGGATATCAGTGTTACAGGAAGGAAAATGACAGATAAGATTTACTACTGGCATACAGG GTATGTTGGCCATTTGAAGGAAAGGAGGCTCAAGGACCAGATGGAGAAAGACCCAACTGAAGTGATTCGCAAAGCTGTGCTGCGCATGCTTCCCCGCAACAAACTGCGTGAT GATAGGGATCGCAAGCTGCGGATATTTTCTGGAATTGAGCATCCATTCCATGACCGCCCTCTTGAAGCTTTTGTGATGCCACCACGGCAAGTACGGGAGATGCGACCCCGTGCAAGGCGTGCAATGTTAAGGGCCCAGAAAAAAGAGCATTCAAACAGGGCCAAGGAGGAAGAAGATGCTAAGAATGCCACAGCTGAGGTCACTGCATAG
- the LOC100273323 gene encoding uncharacterized protein LOC100273323 isoform 1 (isoform 1 is encoded by transcript variant 1) → MAAMPPAFTGNLKKALAGLRRINLDGLRWRVFDAKGQVLGRLASQIAVVLQGKDKPTYAPHVENGDMCIVLNAQDISVTGRKMTDKIYYWHTGYVGHLKERRLKDQMEKDPTEVIRKAVLRMLPRNKLRDDRDRKLRIFSGIEHPFHDRPLEAFVMPPRQVREMRPRARRAMLRAQKKEHSNRAKEEEDAKNATAEVTA, encoded by the exons ATGGCTGCGATGCCACCGGCCTTCACGGGCAACCTGAAG AAAGCACTTGCAGGTCTGAGAAGAATCAATTTAGATGGGCTTCGATGGCGCGTATTTGATGCTAAGGGTCAG GTGCTGGGACGATTGGCTTCCCAAATAGCCGTTGTGCTTCAAGGCAAGGATAAACCGACCTATGCGCCACATGTGGAAAATGGAGACATGTGCATTGTACTTAATGCACAGGATATCAGTGTTACAGGAAGGAAAATGACAGATAAGATTTACTACTGGCATACAGG GTATGTTGGCCATTTGAAGGAAAGGAGGCTCAAGGACCAGATGGAGAAAGACCCAACTGAAGTGATTCGCAAAGCTGTGCTGCGCATGCTTCCCCGCAACAAACTGCGTGAT GATAGGGATCGCAAGCTGCGGATATTTTCTGGAATTGAGCATCCATTCCATGACCGCCCTCTTGAAGCTTTTGTGATGCCACCACGGCAAGTACGGGAGATGCGACCCCGTGCAAGGCGTGCAATGTTAAGGGCCCAGAAAAAAGAGCATTCAAACAGGGCCAAGGAGGAAGAAGATGCTAAGAATGCCACAGCTGAGGTCACTGCATAG
- the LOC100284917 gene encoding 60S ribosomal protein L5-1 (The RefSeq protein has 3 substitutions compared to this genomic sequence), protein MGGFVKTHKTNAYFKRFQVKFKRRRAGKTDYRARIRLINQDKNKYNTPKYRFVVRFTNKDITAQIISASIAGDMVLASAYSHELPRYGLEVGLTNYAAAYCTGLLLARRVLKIRGLDKEYEGNVEATGEDFSVEPADERRPFRALLDVGLIRTTTGNRVFGALKGALDGGLDIPHSEKRFAGFKKDDKQLDADTHRRYIYGGHVADYMKNLAEEEPEKYQSHFSAYIKKGVEAEEIEALYKKVHAAIRADPSVVKSTKQPPKEHKRYNPKKLTYEQRKASLIERLNQLNSSGGADDDDEDDE, encoded by the exons ATG GGGGGTTTCGTGAAGACTCATAAGACCAATGCGTATTTCAAACGTTTCCAAGTGAAATTCAAGAGAAGGCGGG CTGGCAAGACAGACTACAGGGCCAGGATAAGGCTGATTAACCAAGACAAAAACAAGTACAACACACCCAAATACAGATTTGTTGTGCGATTT ACCAACAAGGACATCACTGCCCAAATCATATCTGCTAGTATAGCGGGTGATATGGTTCTTGCTTCTGCCTACTCGCATGAGTTGCCACGATATGGTCTTGAAGTTGGTCTGACCAACTATGCAGCTG CCTACTGCACTGGCCTTCTGTTGGCTCGCCGTGTGCTCAAGATCCGTGGTTTGGATCAGGAGTACGAGGGCAATGTTGAG GCCACTGGTGAGGACTTCTCTGTTGAGCCAGCTGATGAGAGGAGGCCTTTCCGTGCTCTCTTGGATGTTGGCCTTATCAGGACTACAACAGGGAACCGTGTCTTTGGTGCCCTCAAG GGAGCATTGGATGGAGGCCTGGATATTCCTCACAGCGAGAAGAGGTTTGCTGGATTCAAGAAGGACGACAAGCAGTTGGATGCTGATACCCACCGCAGGTACATCTATGGTGGCCATGTTGCTGACTACATGAAG AACCTTGCTGAAGAGGAGCCAGAAAAGTACCAGAGCCACTTCAGTGCGTACATTAAGAAGGGAGTTGAGGCTGATGAAATAGAAGCGCTGTACAAGAAGGTCCATGCTGCCATCCGTGCCGATCCTTCCATTGTTAAGTCAACCAAGCAGCCACCAAAGGAGCATAAGAG GTACAACCCCAAGAAGCTGACATATGAGCAGAGGAAGGCCAGCCTCATTGAAAGGCTCAACCAACTCAACTCCTCCGGTGGTGCTGATGACGACGATGAGGACGACGAGTAA